One genomic region from Osmerus mordax isolate fOsmMor3 chromosome 4, fOsmMor3.pri, whole genome shotgun sequence encodes:
- the LOC136941616 gene encoding mucin-5AC-like, protein MKCVTEKDCGCYDEDGNHYNEGQPMPAERNCQTWRNSHTADGTYISSNNSDSYNSDSYNSDSYNCSDNTRDNNHLNIYNFTTTQTTLGTSTTLTSTTVPTTTPVPSTTSILPTTITSTSTATTPSETSLITSAVTTPTVTTTQTTLGTSTTLTSTTEPTTTPVPSTTSILPTTITSTSTATTPRETSLITTAVSTYNSTTRKPCTLCKWSDWIDKSYPSEGASGDYENITQIKDSGVICMQPVAIECRAKEQKHLSLAELGQKVECSLLVGLNCKNEDQFPPICYNYEIRVKCCDHDDKYCETSTVTTTQTTLGTSTTLTSTTVPTTTPVPSTTSILPTTITSTSTATTPRNTTLITSAVTTPTVTTTQTTLGTSTTLTSTTVPTTTPVPSTTSILPTTITSTSTATTPSETSLITSAVTTPTITTIQTSTTATTDFIIYTAPPPTSPPTGYSCTCKYLNQNFSSGSYMYDQIDGAGLCFTFFCNQRCIVEKQDIPCRTTSPPTYSQTTFTTKPMTTVTTAQTTLGTSTTLTSTTVPTTTLVPSTTSILPTTITSTSTATTPRETSLITTAVSTYNSTTRKPCTLCKWSDWIDKSYPSEGASGDYENITQIKDSGVICMQPVAIECRAKEQKHLSLAELGQKVECSLLVGLNCKNEDQFPPICYNYEIRVKCCDHDDKYCETSTVTTTQTTLGTSTTLTSTTVPTTTPVPSTTSILPTTITSTSTATTPSNTTLITSAVTTPTVTTTQTTLGTSTTLTSTTVPTTTPVPSTTSILPTTITSTSTATTPSNTTLITSAVTTPTVTTTQTTLGTSTTLTSTTEPTTTPVPSTTSILPTTITSTSTATTPSNTTLITSAVTTPTVTTTQTTLGTSTTLTSTTEPTTTPVPSTTSILPTTITSTSTATTPRETSLITTAVSTYNSTTRKPCTLCIWSDWIDKSYPSEGASGDYENITQIKDSGVICMQPVAIECRAKEQKHLSLAELGQKVECSLLVGLNCKNEDQFPPICYNYEIRVKCCDHDDKYCETSTVTTTLYNCANNNSSSINYIHSAHDHYQHINCNNTQKHNPNYISSYNSDSYNYSDNTRDINNLNIYNCANNNSSSINYIHSAHDHYQHINCNNTQRDKPNYICSYNSDNYNNSDQHYSNYRLHHIYCTSSHESTNRIFMYMQISQPKFFFWFLHV, encoded by the exons ATGaagtgtgtgacagagaaagattGTGGCTGCTATGATGAAGACGGCAACCATTACAACGAGGGACAGCCTATGCCCGCAGAAAGAAACTGTCAGACATG GAGAAACAGCCACACAGCCGACGGTACATACATCAGCAGTAACAACTCGGACAGTTACAACTCGGACAGTTACAACTCCGACAGTTACAACTGCTCAGACAACACTCGAGACAACAACCACCTTAACATCTACAACT TTACAACTACTCAGACAACACTCGGGACATCAACAACCTTAACATCTACAACTGTGCCAACAACAACTCCAGTTCCATCAACTACATCCATTCTGCCCACGACCATTACCAGCACATCAACTGCAACAACACCCAGCGAGACAAGCCTAATTACATCTGCAGTTACAACTCCGACAGTTACAACTACTCAGACAACACTCGGGACATCAACAACCTTAACATCTACAACTGAGCCAACAACAACTCCAGTTCCATCAACTACATCCATTCTGCCCACGACCATTACCAGCACATCAACTGCAACAACACCTAGAGAGACAAGCCTAATTACAACTGCAGTGTCAACATATAATAGTACCACTCGAAAACCATGCACTTTGTGTAAATGGTCTGATTGGATTGACAAAAGTTATCCTTCGGAAGGTGCAAGTGGAGATTATGAAAATATTACGCAGATAAAGGATTCTGGAGTAATATGCATGCAACCAGTGGCTATAGAATGTAGAGCaaaagaacaaaaacatttgtcCCTGGCAGAATTAGGTCAGAAGGTTGAGTGCAGTCTTCTGGTTGGACTAAATTGCAAGAATGAGGATCAATTTCCTCCGATTTGTTACAATTATGAGATAAGAGTCAAATGTTGCGACCATGATGACAAATATTGTGAAACATCAACAGTTACAACTACTCAGACAACACTCGGGACATCAACAACCTTAACATCTACAACTGTGCCAACAACAACTCCAGTTCCATCAACTACATCCATTCTGCCCACGACCATTACCAGCACATCAACTGCAACAACACCCAGAAACACAACCCTAATTACATCAGCAGTTACAACTCCGACAGTTACAACTACTCAGACAACACTCGGGACATCAACAACCTTAACATCTACAACTGTGCCAACAACAACTCCAGTTCCATCAACTACATCCATTCTGCCCACGACCATTACCAGCACATCAACTGCAACAACACCCAGCGAGACAAGCCTAATTACATCTGCAGTTACAACTCCGACAATTACAACAATTCAGACCAGCACTACAGCAACTACAGACTTCATCATATATACTGCACCTCCTCCCACGAGTCCACCAACAGGATATTCATGTACATGCAAATATCTCAACCAAAATTTTTCTTCTG GTTCCTACATGTATGATCAGATCGATGGGGCAGGCTTGTGTTTCACATTCTTCTGCAATCAAAGATGCATTGTCGAAAAACAAGATATACCTTGTCGTACTACTTCACCACCAACTTATTCCCAAACCACATTTACCACCAAGCCCATGACGACAGTTACAACTGCTCAGACAACACTCGGGACATCAACAACCTTAACATCTACAACTGTGCCAACAACAACTCTAGTTCCATCAACTACATCCATTCTGCCCACGACCATTACCAGCACATCAACTGCAACAACACCCAGAGAGACAAGCCTAATTACAACTGCAGTGTCAACATATAATAGTACCACTCGAAAACCATGCACTTTGTGTAAATGGTCTGATTGGATTGACAAAAGTTATCCTTCGGAAGGTGCAAGTGGAGATTATGAAAATATTACGCAGATAAAGGATTCTGGAGTAATATGCATGCAACCAGTGGCTATAGAATGTAGAGCaaaagaacaaaaacatttgtcCCTGGCAGAGTTAGGTCAGAAGGTTGAGTGCAGTCTTCTGGTTGGACTAAATTGCAAGAATGAGGATCAATTTCCTCCGATTTGTTACAATTATGAGATAAGAGTCAAATGTTGCGACCATGATGACAAGTATTGTGAAACATCAACAGTTACAACTACTCAGACAACACTCGGGACATCAACAACCTTAACATCTACAACTGTGCCAACAACAACTCCAGTTCCATCAACTACATCCATTCTGCCCACGACCATTACCAGCACATCAACTGCAACAACACCCAGCAACACAACCCTAATTACATCAGCAGTTACAACTCCGACAGTTACAACTACTCAGACAACACTCGGGACATCAACAACCTTAACATCTACAACTGTGCCAACAACAACTCCAGTTCCATCAACTACATCCATTCTGCCCACAACCATTACCAGCACATCAACTGCAACAACACCCAGCAACACAACCCTAATTACATCAGCAGTTACAACTCCGACAGTTACAACTACTCAGACAACACTCGGGACATCAACAACCTTAACATCTACAACTGAGCCAACAACAACTCCAGTTCCATCAACTACATCCATTCTGCCCACGACCATTACCAGCACATCAACTGCAACAACACCCAGCAACACAACCCTAATTACATCAGCAGTTACAACTCCGACAGTTACAACTACTCAGACAACACTCGGGACATCAACAACCTTAACATCTACAACTGAGCCAACAACAACTCCAGTTCCATCAACTACATCCATTCTTCCCACGACCATTACCAGCACATCAACTGCAACAACACCCAGAGAGACAAGCCTAATTACAACTGCAGTGTCAACATATAATAGTACCACTCGAAAACCATGCACTTTGTGTATATGGTCTGATTGGATTGACAAAAGTTATCCTTCGGAAGGTGCAAGTGGAGATTATGAAAATATTACGCAGATAAAGGATTCTGGAGTAATATGCATGCAACCAGTGGCTATAGAATGTAGAGCaaaagaacaaaaacatttgtcCCTGGCAGAATTAGGTCAGAAGGTTGAGTGCAGTCTTCTGGTTGGACTAAATTGCAAGAATGAGGATCAATTTCCTCCGATTTGTTACAATTATGAGATAAGAGTCAAATGTTGCGACCATGATGACAAATATTGTGAAACATCAACAGTTACAACTACTC TCTACAACTGTGCCAACAACAACTCCAGTTCCATCAACTACATCCATTCTGCCCACGACCATTACCAGCACATCAACTGCAACAACACCCAGAAACACAACCCTAATTACATCAGCAGTTACAACTCCGACAGTTACAACTACTCAGACAACACTCGGGACATCAACAACCTTAACATCTACAACTGTGCCAACAACAACTCCAGTTCCATCAACTACATCCATTCTGCCCACGACCATTACCAGCACATCAACTGCAACAACACCCAGCGAGACAAGCCTAATTACATCTGCAGTTACAACTCCGACAATTACAACAATTCAGACCAGCACTACAGCAACTACAGACTTCATCATATATACTGCACCTCCTCCCACGAGTCCACCAACAGGATATTCATGTACATGCAAATATCTCAACCAAAATTTTTCTTCTG GTTCCTACATGTATGA